In a single window of the Nocardioides massiliensis genome:
- the pglX gene encoding BREX-1 system adenine-specific DNA-methyltransferase PglX, whose translation MNPPIPAATQLFTPHWIVRYLVENSLGRLWLLNRPSSGLVDQMEYYLAPVEEVTDFLRIAKPEDLKVIDPACGSGHMLTYAFDLLYSIYEEEGYGPAEIPSLILTNNLYGTEIDPRAGALAAFALTMKARARQRTFFTKQVEPNICALEPISFSPDELDFLRTKDGDRHAEEAFWNQLAEADTFGSLIQPDPDITSQLAAHLATFDHGDELLRAGTIERAHRLVYQAEFLLPRYGVVVANPPYMGSSNMGPLLAGFAREKYPAAKSDLMTMFIERAASLVPEGGVFAMITLASWMFNQDAANFRKDLLGRSTISSLLHLGRGIFGVDYGTVAFAATRGHDDRSVGVYRKLYDVFSSVRTPEEIRDLFLDHSHASYLVAQHAIESLPGKAFAYWVDREVADAFSRCGPIGKRFSSGNGITTSDNGRFLRYWWEVGARDVRTEDSNGPWVPINKGGPYRKWSGNREFVLDWRHDGKELFDLRPTATMRNVDKFFAPSVSWSDVSIGSVVGRAYGAEYAFDASANSVFPQKLEDRHALLAFLNTRAVAEISLLLNPGTHFKIGNFEALPAMLRSDPDLVGDVEELIGISDEDLRTTELDRTFERDQVAHYGGSVEASIERVRGDWEKRISRMTELEERNNRLVASAESLPARMAEAPTPEDVTLRNNPEFEFRKFERGIRIELDTRAKIDDLVSYAVGCMFGRYSLDEPGLILADQGATLQDYLAKVPSPTFMPDTDNVIPIVDGEWFEDDIVERFRTFLRAAFGQQHFEENLRFVTESLGSKNLRDYFVKSFYKDHVQRYKKRPIYWLFSSPKGSFNALIYMHRYSPSTVSTVLNEYLRELQAKLKASLEHADRSSNAKEADRLRKVLLELDEYEHDVLYPLASRNVAIDLDEGVKTNYPKLGSALKKIAGLEASE comes from the coding sequence TTGAATCCGCCGATCCCCGCCGCCACCCAGCTTTTCACCCCGCATTGGATCGTCCGCTACCTCGTGGAGAACTCCCTAGGCCGACTCTGGCTGCTCAACCGACCGTCGTCTGGCCTGGTTGACCAAATGGAGTACTACCTTGCACCTGTCGAGGAGGTGACAGACTTCCTCAGGATCGCCAAGCCCGAGGACCTCAAGGTCATCGACCCAGCCTGCGGCTCGGGCCACATGCTCACCTACGCGTTCGACCTCCTGTACTCGATCTACGAGGAGGAGGGATACGGCCCCGCCGAGATTCCTAGCCTCATCCTCACCAACAACCTCTACGGCACAGAGATCGACCCGCGCGCAGGGGCCCTCGCCGCGTTCGCGCTCACGATGAAGGCCCGCGCCAGACAGCGGACGTTCTTCACCAAGCAGGTCGAGCCGAACATCTGCGCGCTGGAGCCCATCTCGTTCAGTCCAGACGAACTCGACTTCCTCCGCACTAAGGATGGGGATCGCCACGCTGAAGAAGCCTTCTGGAATCAGCTTGCCGAGGCGGACACCTTCGGCTCATTGATCCAGCCTGACCCCGACATCACGTCGCAGTTGGCCGCCCATCTGGCGACCTTCGACCACGGGGATGAGTTGCTGAGGGCTGGCACCATCGAGCGGGCACACCGGCTGGTTTACCAAGCAGAGTTCCTCCTTCCTCGGTACGGCGTTGTCGTCGCGAACCCGCCTTACATGGGCAGCAGCAACATGGGTCCGCTCCTCGCGGGCTTCGCCAGGGAGAAGTATCCGGCCGCGAAATCGGACCTCATGACGATGTTCATCGAGCGCGCGGCGTCACTGGTGCCTGAAGGCGGCGTGTTCGCGATGATCACGCTCGCCAGCTGGATGTTCAATCAAGATGCGGCGAACTTTCGCAAGGACCTCCTGGGTCGTTCGACAATCTCGTCCCTCCTGCACCTAGGGCGAGGAATCTTCGGCGTCGACTATGGAACGGTCGCCTTTGCCGCCACCCGCGGTCACGACGACCGGTCCGTCGGCGTCTACCGCAAGCTGTACGACGTCTTCTCCAGTGTCAGGACGCCCGAGGAGATCAGGGACCTATTCCTGGATCACTCACATGCTTCATACCTTGTTGCGCAGCATGCGATCGAGTCCCTGCCAGGGAAGGCGTTCGCATACTGGGTCGACCGCGAGGTCGCCGACGCCTTCAGCCGCTGCGGTCCGATTGGAAAGCGCTTCTCCTCAGGGAATGGCATCACGACGTCCGACAACGGACGCTTTCTCCGGTACTGGTGGGAGGTCGGCGCCCGCGACGTTCGCACAGAGGATTCCAATGGGCCGTGGGTGCCGATCAACAAGGGAGGTCCGTACCGGAAGTGGTCGGGCAACAGAGAGTTCGTTCTTGACTGGCGCCACGACGGCAAAGAGCTTTTCGACCTGCGGCCTACAGCGACGATGCGGAACGTAGACAAGTTCTTTGCCCCATCCGTCAGTTGGTCGGATGTGTCTATCGGGTCCGTGGTTGGGCGAGCATACGGAGCCGAGTACGCGTTCGACGCCTCTGCAAATTCGGTGTTCCCCCAGAAGCTAGAGGACCGCCATGCGCTTCTCGCGTTCTTGAACACCCGGGCAGTTGCAGAGATCTCCCTACTCCTCAACCCGGGTACTCATTTCAAGATCGGCAACTTCGAGGCGCTCCCCGCCATGCTGCGTTCGGATCCAGATCTGGTCGGAGACGTCGAGGAACTGATAGGCATTTCAGACGAAGATCTCAGAACTACCGAACTTGATCGAACCTTCGAGCGGGATCAAGTAGCCCACTACGGGGGGAGTGTCGAGGCGTCAATCGAGAGGGTGCGTGGCGACTGGGAGAAGCGCATCTCACGCATGACCGAGCTAGAGGAACGAAACAACAGGCTCGTTGCTTCGGCAGAGTCGCTCCCGGCACGAATGGCTGAAGCACCTACGCCTGAAGATGTCACCCTACGGAACAACCCAGAGTTTGAGTTTCGCAAGTTTGAACGCGGGATCAGGATTGAACTCGATACGAGGGCCAAGATCGACGACCTCGTGTCGTACGCGGTCGGATGCATGTTTGGGCGCTACAGCCTGGACGAGCCCGGGCTGATCCTCGCTGACCAGGGCGCGACGTTGCAGGACTATCTCGCGAAGGTCCCGTCGCCCACGTTCATGCCCGATACCGACAACGTGATTCCGATCGTGGATGGCGAGTGGTTCGAGGACGACATCGTGGAGAGGTTCCGGACGTTTCTTCGCGCGGCGTTCGGCCAACAGCACTTCGAGGAGAACTTGCGGTTCGTCACTGAGTCTCTTGGCTCGAAGAACCTGCGCGACTACTTCGTAAAGTCCTTCTACAAGGATCACGTCCAGCGGTACAAGAAGCGGCCGATCTATTGGTTGTTCTCTAGTCCCAAGGGCTCGTTCAACGCGCTCATCTATATGCACCGCTACTCGCCATCGACTGTGTCGACGGTGCTCAATGAGTACCTACGAGAGTTGCAGGCCAAGCTGAAGGCGAGCCTGGAGCACGCCGACCGCTCCAGCAATGCGAAGGAGGCCGACCGGCTGCGCAAGGTCTTGCTGGAGCTCGATGAGTACGAGCACGACGTGCTCTACCCCCTCGCCTCGCGGAACGTCGCCATCGACCTCGACGAGGGAGTGAAGACGAACTACCCCAAGCTCGGAAGCGCATTGAAGAAGATCGCCGGCTTGGAGGCGAGCGAATGA
- a CDS encoding IS30 family transposase has translation MQGKHGHLSREQKQLALRLHAKGWRLVDIAKEIGCSAPMVGIMARTGRHVDAKPFGWEPRQGCLTIDEREQILLGINRGDTFTAIAEQLGRAVSTVSREVKRGGGRCGYSAWHAHERAREQARRPKPFKLATGRLLEEVTSRLEQLWSPEEIAARLRLDHADDPEMRVSHETIYQSLFVQGRGELRRELARCLRSGRAARRPRGTTDGRGRIPGMVMLSERPAEADDRAVPGHWEGDLILGQGSRSAVGTLVERSTRMTLLLHLPDGKSAEQVEAAMRAAISKLPSSLARTITWDQGAEMSKHAAFTTATGIPIYFCDPHSPWQRGSNENTNGLLRQYLPKGTDLSVVSREKLDAIQDSLNGRPRKTLGYLTPSEKLAEFLAPTA, from the coding sequence ATGCAGGGCAAGCACGGTCATCTCAGCCGGGAGCAGAAGCAGCTCGCGCTCAGGCTTCACGCGAAGGGCTGGCGGCTGGTCGACATCGCCAAGGAGATCGGCTGCAGTGCGCCGATGGTCGGCATCATGGCCCGCACCGGCAGGCACGTCGATGCCAAGCCGTTCGGCTGGGAACCACGTCAGGGCTGCCTGACGATTGACGAGCGCGAGCAGATCCTGCTGGGGATCAATCGTGGCGACACCTTCACCGCGATCGCCGAGCAACTGGGCCGCGCGGTGTCGACCGTCAGCCGTGAGGTGAAGCGCGGCGGCGGTCGCTGCGGCTACTCGGCCTGGCATGCGCACGAACGCGCCCGCGAGCAAGCACGCCGCCCGAAGCCATTCAAGCTCGCGACGGGCCGGCTGCTTGAGGAGGTCACCAGTCGGCTCGAGCAACTGTGGTCGCCCGAGGAGATCGCGGCGCGCCTACGGTTGGATCACGCCGATGATCCGGAGATGCGCGTGAGCCACGAGACGATCTACCAGTCGCTGTTCGTGCAAGGCCGGGGCGAGCTGCGCCGCGAGCTGGCGCGGTGTCTGCGGTCCGGACGAGCTGCACGCAGGCCTCGCGGAACCACTGACGGCCGCGGCCGCATCCCCGGCATGGTGATGCTCAGCGAGCGCCCCGCAGAAGCCGACGACCGCGCTGTTCCTGGGCACTGGGAAGGCGATCTCATCCTCGGCCAGGGCAGCCGCAGCGCCGTCGGCACGCTCGTTGAGCGCTCGACGCGAATGACGCTGCTGCTGCACCTGCCCGACGGCAAAAGCGCCGAGCAGGTCGAGGCCGCGATGCGCGCCGCGATCAGCAAGCTGCCGTCCTCATTGGCCCGGACGATCACCTGGGACCAAGGCGCGGAGATGTCCAAGCACGCCGCGTTCACCACGGCCACGGGCATTCCGATCTACTTCTGCGATCCCCACTCGCCCTGGCAGCGCGGGAGCAACGAGAACACCAACGGTCTGCTGCGCCAGTACCTGCCCAAGGGCACCGACTTGAGCGTCGTCAGCCGCGAGAAGTTGGACGCGATCCAAGACAGCCTCAACGGACGCCCACGCAAGACGCTGGGCTATCTGACACCATCAGAGAAGCTCGCAGAGTTCCTTGCGCCCACCGCTTGA
- a CDS encoding transposase, whose amino-acid sequence MTMTLADTTAFDDGVVTPRADRPKRRTFTAEYKARILAEYDAADHGERGAILRREGLYSSHMVDWRKAARAGASSALGPKSRDRRDREIEQLRARAEKAEAELARTQAALDLVGKAHALLETLSESTGTPKPPQR is encoded by the coding sequence ATGACCATGACGTTGGCCGATACGACGGCGTTCGATGATGGGGTGGTGACCCCGAGAGCTGACCGTCCGAAGCGACGCACGTTCACCGCGGAGTACAAGGCGAGGATCCTGGCCGAGTACGACGCCGCCGACCACGGCGAGCGGGGCGCGATCTTGCGCCGGGAGGGCCTGTACTCCTCCCATATGGTCGACTGGCGCAAGGCCGCCCGGGCGGGCGCAAGCTCCGCGCTTGGACCCAAGTCACGTGACCGGCGGGACCGGGAGATCGAGCAACTGCGGGCGCGTGCGGAGAAGGCCGAGGCCGAGCTGGCCCGGACGCAGGCCGCGTTGGACCTGGTGGGAAAAGCACACGCGCTCTTGGAGACGCTCTCCGAGAGCACGGGCACGCCGAAGCCGCCGCAGCGGTGA
- a CDS encoding IS3 family transposase: MINPAVDELAVHTSVKQACDLLGRARGSHYRAQRPRVHGPAPKRPTPPNALTVAEQEQVLAALTSERFCDKSVAQTWATLLDEGTYWCSMSTMHRLLRACGAAGERRRQAVHPAKKKPELLATGPGQIWSWDITKLRGPGRGVWFQLYVVLDIFSRYVVAWTVQNAEDSEIAKTMLEEAMGDHGIPEAVHADRGTSMTSKPVAQLLLDLGVDRSHSRPRVSNDNPFSESAFKTLKYAPVFPDAFGSLADARAFCEAFFTYYNHEHRHSGIGLHTPASVHHGTAAEIRVQRQATLDAAHAAHPERFGNRRPQAPKLPKAAWINQPSPEALIQTA, translated from the coding sequence GTGATCAACCCTGCCGTCGACGAGCTCGCCGTCCACACGAGCGTGAAGCAGGCGTGCGACCTGTTGGGACGTGCGCGGGGTAGCCACTATCGCGCCCAGCGGCCCAGGGTGCATGGCCCGGCACCGAAGCGGCCCACGCCACCGAACGCGCTCACTGTCGCCGAACAGGAGCAGGTGCTCGCGGCGTTGACCAGCGAGCGGTTCTGCGACAAGTCGGTGGCGCAGACGTGGGCCACCCTGCTGGACGAGGGCACCTACTGGTGCTCGATGTCCACGATGCACCGGCTGCTGCGTGCCTGCGGCGCGGCCGGTGAACGTCGCCGGCAAGCCGTCCATCCGGCGAAGAAGAAGCCCGAGCTGCTCGCCACCGGGCCCGGGCAGATCTGGTCGTGGGACATCACCAAGCTCCGCGGTCCCGGCCGCGGGGTCTGGTTCCAGCTCTACGTCGTGCTCGACATCTTCTCCCGCTACGTCGTGGCCTGGACCGTCCAGAACGCTGAGGACTCCGAGATCGCCAAGACCATGCTCGAGGAGGCGATGGGCGACCACGGGATCCCTGAGGCGGTCCATGCCGACCGGGGCACCTCGATGACCTCCAAACCCGTCGCGCAGTTGCTGCTCGACCTGGGTGTCGACCGGTCTCATTCCCGACCGAGAGTGTCGAACGACAACCCGTTCAGCGAGTCGGCGTTCAAGACGCTGAAGTACGCGCCTGTCTTCCCCGACGCGTTTGGGTCGCTGGCCGACGCGAGGGCGTTCTGTGAGGCCTTCTTCACCTACTACAACCACGAGCACCGCCATTCCGGGATCGGGCTGCACACCCCTGCGTCGGTCCACCACGGCACCGCCGCCGAGATCCGCGTCCAGCGTCAGGCCACCCTCGACGCCGCGCATGCCGCTCACCCCGAACGATTCGGCAACCGCCGACCCCAGGCGCCGAAGCTGCCCAAGGCCGCCTGGATCAACCAGCCCTCACCGGAGGCCCTCATACAGACCGCGTAA
- a CDS encoding MFS transporter, with product MSRRLTSTLCFGAALNPLNSTLIATALSPIGGEFGVGTAGVAWLVSVMYLASAVAQPVAGRLADEFGGRRLFVAGSALVAVAGVVGALGTSLALLMASRVTMGLGTALIYPAAVSVVREQAELSGLPNPAGPLRALNVAALVAFMVGPLLGGVVVDTLGWQAVFALNLPLGAMGLAAGLLWLPKTQSAAREYPVWRLIDVPGIMLFAGTITIFQILVATLSSSAYLLGPALGLAILALVRFELAKEDPFLDFRLLASNRALVSTYLRIALTFIVVYAVIFGVTPWLQDERGFTASSAGLLLLGMSGVGAVTSFVGTWGPGLLWSLLVPALALLAASTAMFALDGASSILYIGCMMALFGIPNGMAQVANQVMVYQASPRAKVAASAGLSRTAQYIGAMIATGVITLAFSGGGHQSGIGRLAICLILVSGLLVIVTVVDPSLRRQMDS from the coding sequence ATGAGTCGTCGCCTGACTTCCACCCTTTGCTTTGGAGCAGCGCTTAACCCGCTCAACTCGACCTTAATCGCGACCGCCCTCTCGCCCATCGGCGGTGAGTTCGGGGTCGGTACGGCAGGCGTTGCATGGCTGGTCTCCGTCATGTACCTCGCCAGCGCGGTCGCTCAACCGGTCGCCGGACGCTTGGCCGACGAGTTCGGTGGCCGACGCCTCTTCGTGGCAGGCTCTGCGTTGGTCGCGGTTGCGGGCGTGGTGGGAGCCCTCGGGACATCCCTCGCGTTGTTGATGGCGTCGCGCGTGACGATGGGCCTCGGCACCGCGCTGATATACCCGGCGGCCGTCTCGGTGGTCCGAGAGCAGGCCGAGCTGTCAGGACTGCCGAATCCGGCAGGTCCACTGCGTGCTCTCAACGTGGCGGCGCTGGTGGCATTTATGGTGGGCCCCCTGCTCGGTGGTGTCGTGGTGGACACGCTTGGATGGCAGGCGGTGTTCGCTCTGAACCTGCCCCTCGGTGCTATGGGTCTTGCGGCCGGCTTGCTCTGGCTGCCGAAGACTCAGTCTGCGGCGCGTGAATACCCTGTGTGGCGGCTGATCGACGTACCGGGGATAATGTTGTTCGCGGGAACGATCACCATCTTCCAGATTTTGGTGGCAACGCTGTCGAGCTCCGCATACCTGCTTGGCCCGGCCCTTGGTCTGGCGATCTTAGCCCTTGTGCGGTTTGAACTCGCGAAAGAGGATCCGTTCCTCGACTTCCGTCTGCTAGCCAGCAATCGCGCGCTGGTGAGTACCTACTTGCGAATTGCACTGACTTTCATTGTGGTGTACGCAGTCATATTCGGCGTTACCCCGTGGCTACAAGACGAACGGGGCTTCACCGCCAGTTCGGCCGGTCTACTCCTCTTAGGGATGTCGGGAGTCGGAGCCGTGACCTCATTCGTGGGCACTTGGGGACCGGGGCTGCTCTGGTCACTACTGGTCCCGGCCCTCGCGCTCCTCGCAGCTAGCACTGCAATGTTTGCGCTGGACGGCGCGAGTTCGATCCTCTATATAGGTTGCATGATGGCTCTGTTCGGAATCCCGAATGGCATGGCCCAGGTCGCGAACCAGGTTATGGTCTATCAGGCGTCGCCTCGCGCCAAAGTAGCTGCAAGTGCTGGCCTTTCCCGAACCGCACAGTATATCGGCGCCATGATCGCGACAGGAGTGATCACGCTCGCCTTTTCCGGGGGTGGGCACCAGTCAGGCATCGGACGGCTCGCCATATGTTTGATCTTGGTGTCGGGATTACTCGTGATCGTGACCGTCGTCGACCCGAGCCTTCGACGCCAAATGGACTCGTGA
- a CDS encoding bifunctional 3-phenylpropionate/cinnamic acid dioxygenase ferredoxin subunit, giving the protein MGTTEAATHQLVCNVTDVPVGEGVRFVLAELPEPVAIFNDDGRFYALSDTCSHADASLADGEVADCQVECPLHWARFDLVTGKALSLPALLPVQAYSVSVIDGAIYLALPKVAN; this is encoded by the coding sequence ATGGGCACGACAGAGGCGGCGACCCATCAACTGGTGTGCAATGTGACCGACGTCCCTGTGGGTGAGGGGGTCCGTTTTGTGTTGGCGGAACTTCCGGAGCCGGTGGCGATATTCAATGACGATGGCCGGTTCTATGCGCTTTCTGACACCTGTAGCCACGCTGACGCGTCTCTCGCGGATGGCGAGGTCGCGGACTGCCAGGTCGAGTGTCCTCTTCATTGGGCGCGATTTGATCTGGTGACGGGTAAGGCGCTATCGCTGCCAGCCCTATTGCCGGTCCAGGCTTACTCGGTCAGCGTGATCGATGGAGCAATTTATCTCGCGCTCCCAAAGGTTGCGAATTGA
- a CDS encoding alpha/beta fold hydrolase encodes MHNDEYASRSVVVPHVRAMRENVYGVHTHYVEAGEGEPVILVHGGGPGASGASGWGRLLPLLSGEFRVLAIDLLGSGYSDKPLVDYSFQTLVDHVAGFIDVLGLSRVRLVGNSQGAYVAMKYALDHPARVRQVGVIATGTLATAVGLRDGGHALPLPRFDGSRASLEDFLRLIVNDPRHLSDRLVDARYDVASLPGHREMLDSLWDYRRLLVQDSDQQQVFSVRERLAQLSVPWTMIWGADDRTAPLASLGTGMRELYPEVPFHVVEGAGHQAQTDAPQEVADVLLAFFRSVGVMEGQGQRPEVADTWAK; translated from the coding sequence ATGCATAATGACGAATACGCGTCGCGCAGTGTGGTCGTGCCGCACGTGCGAGCCATGCGCGAGAACGTGTATGGAGTCCACACCCACTATGTGGAGGCGGGTGAGGGAGAACCTGTCATCCTGGTCCACGGTGGCGGCCCAGGCGCATCGGGCGCTAGTGGTTGGGGAAGGCTCCTGCCGCTACTCTCTGGCGAGTTCCGCGTCCTGGCGATCGACCTGTTGGGGTCCGGATACAGCGACAAGCCACTGGTCGACTACTCGTTCCAGACACTTGTCGACCATGTCGCGGGATTCATCGATGTCCTCGGCCTCAGCAGGGTGCGTCTTGTCGGGAACTCGCAGGGCGCCTACGTGGCGATGAAGTACGCGCTGGACCATCCCGCTCGGGTGCGACAAGTCGGTGTGATCGCTACCGGAACTCTCGCGACGGCAGTTGGTCTGCGGGATGGCGGTCACGCTCTTCCGCTTCCCAGATTCGACGGTTCCCGTGCGTCACTGGAGGACTTTCTCCGTCTCATCGTCAACGACCCGAGGCATCTCAGCGATAGGCTAGTTGACGCAAGGTACGATGTGGCGTCACTGCCGGGGCATCGTGAGATGCTGGATTCGCTTTGGGACTACCGCCGGCTTCTGGTTCAGGATTCCGATCAACAGCAGGTCTTCTCGGTGCGTGAACGGCTAGCTCAACTTTCGGTGCCCTGGACCATGATCTGGGGAGCCGATGATCGGACGGCCCCTCTGGCATCGCTTGGAACCGGGATGCGCGAGCTGTACCCGGAAGTTCCGTTCCACGTGGTCGAGGGTGCTGGGCACCAGGCCCAGACCGACGCGCCGCAGGAAGTAGCAGATGTGCTCTTGGCATTCTTTCGCTCCGTCGGCGTGATGGAAGGGCAGGGTCAACGTCCGGAGGTGGCGGACACATGGGCGAAGTAG
- a CDS encoding aromatic-ring-hydroxylating dioxygenase subunit beta codes for MPAHDLSTRWQLKQEIEDFLFREAHILDEHRLHDWLDLFTEDAEYILPLREYVEGKVEPAGHPIIKDDKDMLRIRVAKDDTGYSHVEIPVSMTCHLISNVVVDASSDPDEVIALSAFTVRQARKLRDEAWWAGRREDVLRRVDGEWKIARRLVHLDNTVLPRGIAIFF; via the coding sequence ATGCCAGCACATGACTTGTCAACGCGGTGGCAATTGAAACAGGAAATCGAGGATTTCCTGTTTCGTGAAGCGCACATCCTGGACGAACACCGCCTTCACGACTGGTTGGACCTCTTCACGGAGGATGCGGAGTACATTCTTCCCCTCCGCGAGTATGTGGAAGGAAAGGTTGAACCCGCTGGCCACCCGATCATCAAGGACGACAAGGACATGCTTAGGATCCGCGTCGCCAAGGATGACACCGGCTACTCGCACGTTGAGATACCAGTATCCATGACATGCCATCTGATCAGCAATGTCGTTGTTGATGCCAGCAGCGACCCAGACGAAGTGATCGCCTTGAGTGCTTTCACTGTTCGGCAGGCCAGGAAGTTGCGGGACGAAGCATGGTGGGCGGGGCGCCGCGAGGACGTCTTGCGCCGGGTCGACGGCGAGTGGAAAATCGCTCGCCGCTTGGTGCACTTGGACAACACGGTTTTGCCGCGGGGCATTGCCATCTTCTTCTGA
- a CDS encoding aromatic ring-hydroxylating oxygenase subunit alpha, with translation MKNIDEVLSGVDWEQGLVSPEIHFDEDVYRAESDKVFNKAWLVVGHEDMVPKINDYVTNYMGDVPVVVTRDGRGDVHVLVNRCSHRGNQVCLFDRGNAKGFTCSYHGWSFGLDGQLNGVPMEQALYHGKLDKSALGLETVPKVANFHGLLFASFDPDAPSLESWLGEDVSWWLKNFVLAAPLGGLEMLPGWHRYRSPGNWKLVSENFIGDDYHVFSATHISWLAVMQEFVSKGMDAPMATYPANAQSVYEGAIGGAENAPFGMGMVTVGSDDLFQRDLSEAKTLGTDAVEWIHHRKQRLDEISKDLEGAPYSFMNGGLFPNLGLMGFFSPMIGRQFLMFHPRGAIEHEVWQWNMVEREAPQVVKDLAIQRAHQGQHMAGIVAPDDVENFERMVEAGKPTRNWERPFHYGLQMGQEDEGPAGLHGTMGPNPSEFNQRRFYRFWLQMMERK, from the coding sequence ATGAAGAACATCGACGAAGTGCTTTCTGGCGTCGACTGGGAACAGGGACTGGTCAGTCCTGAGATACATTTTGATGAAGATGTATACCGCGCGGAGAGCGACAAGGTATTCAACAAGGCTTGGCTCGTGGTGGGTCACGAAGACATGGTTCCCAAGATAAACGACTATGTAACGAACTACATGGGCGACGTTCCCGTCGTGGTGACGCGTGACGGCCGCGGTGACGTTCACGTCCTCGTGAACCGCTGCTCACATCGCGGGAATCAGGTGTGCTTGTTCGACCGCGGTAACGCAAAGGGATTTACTTGCTCATATCATGGATGGAGCTTTGGTCTGGACGGCCAGTTGAATGGCGTCCCGATGGAACAGGCTCTCTATCATGGCAAGTTGGACAAATCCGCGCTGGGGCTGGAGACCGTCCCGAAAGTGGCGAACTTCCACGGACTCCTTTTCGCTTCATTCGACCCCGACGCGCCTTCCTTGGAGTCGTGGCTGGGCGAGGACGTCAGTTGGTGGCTAAAGAACTTCGTCCTCGCTGCTCCCCTCGGCGGTCTAGAGATGCTCCCGGGCTGGCACAGATATCGGTCCCCGGGCAACTGGAAGCTTGTGTCGGAGAACTTCATCGGAGACGACTATCACGTCTTTTCCGCGACCCACATCTCGTGGCTCGCGGTTATGCAGGAATTTGTCAGCAAGGGTATGGACGCGCCAATGGCGACCTATCCCGCCAACGCACAGAGCGTGTACGAGGGCGCCATTGGGGGAGCTGAAAACGCTCCCTTCGGCATGGGCATGGTGACCGTTGGTAGCGATGACCTCTTTCAGAGGGATCTCAGCGAGGCCAAGACACTCGGAACTGACGCGGTCGAGTGGATCCACCACCGGAAGCAACGCCTCGACGAAATCTCCAAGGATCTCGAGGGAGCCCCCTACAGTTTCATGAATGGCGGCCTCTTTCCGAACCTCGGGCTGATGGGTTTCTTCTCGCCAATGATTGGCCGCCAGTTCCTGATGTTTCACCCGCGTGGAGCGATAGAGCATGAAGTATGGCAGTGGAACATGGTCGAGCGAGAGGCGCCTCAGGTGGTTAAGGATCTAGCGATTCAACGGGCGCACCAAGGACAGCACATGGCGGGCATCGTCGCGCCGGACGACGTTGAGAACTTTGAGCGGATGGTGGAGGCCGGCAAGCCTACGCGCAACTGGGAACGTCCCTTCCACTACGGACTGCAGATGGGCCAGGAGGACGAAGGTCCAGCCGGGCTTCACGGAACTATGGGGCCGAATCCGAGCGAGTTCAACCAACGGCGGTTTTACCGCTTCTGGCTCCAGATGATGGAGAGGAAATGA